Proteins found in one Oribacterium sp. oral taxon 102 genomic segment:
- a CDS encoding LysR family transcriptional regulator produces MITFDYYRIFYYVAYYQSFTKAAKELGNNQPNISRCMNNLEAELGCQLMLRGNRGIRLTPSGQKLFEHVAVAFRQLQAGEEELRNELSFQSGQVALAASETALRLVVLPELSRFKQNYPGIAIRIFNHSTTQALRSLQNGLADFAVVASPLSLGSSRDFVSRELYSFREIPIGGPRYFDYAKTVHPLREIARQPMISVGRETGTRELYVQYFMNHGLSFHPELEASSTDQILPMVAFDLGIGFYPEELASEAISHGKVVQIPITEPLPERAFCLVTDRTRPLSPAAKKLLSCFESLRSCPKEQEPTR; encoded by the coding sequence ATGATTACCTTCGACTATTACCGGATCTTCTACTATGTCGCCTACTATCAGAGCTTCACCAAGGCAGCGAAGGAGCTCGGCAACAACCAGCCCAATATCTCCCGCTGCATGAACAATCTCGAGGCGGAGCTGGGCTGTCAGCTCATGCTCCGCGGAAACCGCGGCATCCGCCTCACCCCGAGCGGGCAGAAGCTCTTCGAGCACGTCGCAGTCGCCTTCCGTCAGCTCCAGGCGGGAGAGGAGGAGCTTCGGAACGAGCTCTCCTTCCAGAGCGGGCAGGTGGCGCTCGCCGCCTCCGAGACGGCGCTCCGCCTCGTGGTGCTGCCGGAGCTCAGCCGCTTCAAGCAGAACTACCCCGGCATTGCCATCCGGATCTTCAACCACTCGACGACACAGGCGCTTCGAAGCCTCCAGAACGGGCTCGCCGACTTCGCCGTGGTCGCCTCCCCGCTGAGTCTGGGCTCCTCCCGGGACTTCGTCTCCAGGGAGCTCTACAGCTTCCGGGAAATCCCGATTGGCGGTCCCCGCTACTTCGACTACGCGAAAACCGTGCATCCGCTCCGGGAGATCGCCCGGCAGCCGATGATCTCCGTCGGCAGGGAAACCGGCACACGCGAGCTCTATGTCCAGTATTTCATGAACCACGGACTCTCCTTCCACCCGGAGCTGGAAGCGAGCTCCACCGACCAGATCCTGCCGATGGTCGCCTTCGACCTCGGCATCGGCTTCTACCCCGAGGAGCTCGCGAGCGAGGCGATCTCGCATGGCAAGGTCGTGCAGATCCCGATCACGGAACCGCTCCCCGAGCGTGCGTTTTGTCTCGTGACAGACCGGACGCGGCCGCTCTCTCCCGCAGCGAAGAAGCTGCTCAGCTGCTTTGAGAGTCTGCGGAGCTGTCCGAAAGAGCAGGAGCCGACGCGTTAA
- a CDS encoding DUF7601 domain-containing protein, whose amino-acid sequence MRKNQNRLATLALSMMLVVGMAMPAFAAMAPDPDFGFDKVIDMSAAEKADVPNVSYKYEIKPGAGGEKDAEGGKKVQVFPGVDQGVGIGGNSGASNTTVSFTAASLIDGNNQSKQKVAFYVDAPKFGKAGVYEYTVTETRLTDIDGLKETAEAPVTLYVTILNTDGGGLKYGGAVFSNGTAKTGEADFKADYTTHSLTIKKAVTGDLGDKSMMFDFADAITAANGNEETYYIADGSGKVKAADKFQLKDGDAYTIYGLSEKDSAAITETVDAALGYTTTAEAVGATREFDAVATGGGKATVTSFKENATLTVTNNRENITPTGIVMDAAPYVLMLGAAGGLGAGFVFRKREDEE is encoded by the coding sequence ATGAGAAAGAATCAGAACAGACTTGCGACACTGGCACTCAGCATGATGCTCGTCGTCGGTATGGCAATGCCTGCATTCGCGGCAATGGCTCCGGATCCGGACTTCGGATTTGATAAGGTTATCGATATGTCTGCGGCAGAGAAAGCGGATGTGCCGAATGTGAGCTACAAATACGAGATCAAGCCGGGAGCAGGCGGTGAGAAGGACGCAGAGGGAGGGAAGAAAGTTCAGGTATTTCCGGGCGTGGATCAGGGGGTCGGGATCGGAGGGAATTCGGGAGCTTCGAATACTACCGTGAGCTTTACGGCTGCGAGCCTTATCGATGGGAACAATCAATCCAAGCAAAAGGTAGCGTTTTATGTAGATGCGCCGAAGTTTGGAAAGGCCGGTGTCTATGAATATACGGTCACGGAGACGAGACTGACGGATATTGACGGCTTGAAAGAGACTGCGGAAGCGCCGGTGACGCTTTATGTCACTATTCTCAACACAGACGGTGGCGGACTTAAGTATGGAGGAGCCGTATTCTCTAATGGGACGGCAAAGACGGGAGAAGCTGATTTCAAGGCGGACTATACGACGCATTCCCTCACCATCAAGAAGGCGGTTACCGGAGATCTGGGCGATAAGTCGATGATGTTTGACTTTGCAGATGCAATCACAGCGGCGAATGGGAATGAGGAGACATATTATATTGCCGACGGCAGCGGGAAGGTGAAAGCAGCAGATAAATTCCAATTGAAGGATGGCGATGCATACACCATCTACGGACTTTCCGAGAAGGATTCGGCGGCGATCACAGAGACCGTGGATGCGGCGCTCGGCTACACGACAACGGCAGAGGCAGTCGGAGCAACGCGGGAATTTGATGCTGTGGCGACCGGCGGCGGAAAAGCTACGGTGACAAGCTTTAAAGAAAATGCTACTCTTACTGTAACGAACAACAGAGAAAATATCACCCCGACCGGCATCGTGATGGATGCTGCGCCCTATGTGCTGATGCTCGGTGCAGCCGGCGGTCTCGGCGCAGGCTTCGTATTCCGGAAGAGAGAAGACGAGGAATAA
- a CDS encoding ATP synthase F0 subunit B, with the protein MLRVDINILFTVINLLFLYFLMKRFLFKPVREILARREQEISASYKNAENANAAAQEMKKSYEETMANIETERQQKLDSTRLAASKEYDEIIANAREKAGKIISDAKIEAQKEAEAKQHEMQEQMALLVAQAAYKIAASRDSSENDSKLYDTFLSDAEKKG; encoded by the coding sequence ATGCTCAGAGTTGACATCAATATTTTATTTACCGTAATCAATCTGCTGTTCCTGTACTTTCTGATGAAGCGCTTCCTGTTCAAGCCGGTGCGGGAGATTCTTGCCCGGCGGGAGCAGGAGATCTCTGCATCCTATAAGAATGCGGAGAATGCCAATGCGGCGGCGCAGGAGATGAAGAAGAGCTACGAGGAAACGATGGCGAACATCGAGACAGAGCGGCAGCAGAAGCTCGATTCGACCCGGCTCGCCGCCTCCAAGGAGTACGACGAGATTATCGCCAATGCCCGGGAGAAGGCAGGCAAGATCATTTCCGATGCCAAGATAGAGGCGCAGAAGGAGGCGGAGGCGAAGCAGCACGAGATGCAGGAGCAGATGGCGCTCCTGGTAGCACAGGCGGCATATAAGATCGCCGCGTCCAGAGATTCCAGCGAGAATGACAGCAAGCTCTATGATACCTTCCTGAGCGATGCGGAGAAGAAGGGGTAA
- the atpE gene encoding ATP synthase F0 subunit C has product MTAIGAAIAALACIGAGLSIGMATGKAAEAVARQPEASGKIMTILLLGCALAEATAIYGFVIGILIIFFLR; this is encoded by the coding sequence ATGACAGCAATCGGAGCAGCAATCGCAGCACTTGCATGTATCGGAGCCGGACTTTCTATCGGCATGGCGACAGGGAAGGCGGCAGAGGCCGTTGCGAGACAGCCGGAGGCGAGCGGTAAGATCATGACCATCCTCCTCCTCGGCTGCGCCCTCGCGGAGGCGACTGCCATCTACGGCTTCGTTATCGGAATCCTGATCATTTTCTTTCTCAGATAA
- the srtB gene encoding class B sortase, translating into MTLERAAGLARIGNRILSAVALILMLTMLSYGGYSLWDSYMMFRGAFVSSELLKYKPSPDGTSQLSLEELAAINADTRGWITVDDTHIDYPLMQGEDDMQYVNEDVFGEFSLSGAIFLSSRNAADLSDRYLLIYGHHMDNGAMFGDVMEFLDPDYFEKHRTGRIYTMRQSRELELFACLEADAYDRRVYNVESLCADRGELLQLLAAEATQYRDIGVKETDTIVALSTCVSAATNARVLVFGRLLDAA; encoded by the coding sequence ATGACCTTGGAACGCGCTGCGGGGCTTGCCCGCATTGGAAACAGAATCCTGTCGGCGGTCGCGCTGATCCTGATGCTGACGATGCTCAGCTACGGCGGCTACTCGCTCTGGGACAGCTATATGATGTTCCGGGGCGCGTTCGTGTCCTCGGAGCTCCTGAAGTACAAGCCGTCCCCGGACGGTACGTCGCAGCTCTCGCTGGAGGAGCTGGCGGCGATCAATGCCGATACCCGCGGCTGGATCACGGTGGACGATACGCATATCGACTATCCGCTGATGCAGGGAGAGGACGATATGCAGTATGTTAATGAGGACGTCTTCGGCGAGTTCTCGCTCTCGGGCGCGATCTTCCTGAGCAGCCGGAATGCAGCCGACCTGAGCGACCGCTATCTCCTGATCTACGGGCACCATATGGACAATGGAGCGATGTTCGGTGATGTGATGGAGTTCCTCGATCCGGACTACTTCGAGAAGCATCGGACGGGCAGGATCTATACGATGCGGCAGTCGCGGGAGCTGGAGCTCTTCGCCTGTCTGGAGGCGGACGCCTACGACCGGCGCGTGTACAATGTCGAGTCGCTCTGTGCGGACCGCGGGGAGCTGCTGCAGCTGCTCGCGGCGGAGGCGACGCAGTACCGGGACATCGGCGTGAAGGAGACGGACACGATCGTCGCGCTCTCGACCTGCGTTTCTGCGGCGACGAATGCGCGGGTGCTCGTCTTCGGGAGACTTCTGGATGCGGCATAA
- the atpA gene encoding F0F1 ATP synthase subunit alpha codes for MIQKTVEYAAQLNRMKVPKSVIEETTRIFEVLPETSSQLADPTVPLEQRHSVINSVFPTEVRDILKVLCDDNTIGTWREIADEYMRLASAEATVLRVKLRYVTKPSEEQLIKIQKFVSDKYRSNHVQFDLEEDASLGGGFILEVGNDQFDWSTRGRREQFMEEIRNTRSSLTSDADIITILRNSVNTFDLKAEKKEIGFVESIGDGVVILNGLDHAMYGEVIQFDNGVKGMVQNIERDRIGVILFGDEADIIEGSRGIRTGRMAGIPVGDAYLGRVIDALGAPIDGRGSIPADDYRAIEQPAPGIIDRKSVSEPMQTGILAIDSMFPIGRGQRELIIGDRQTGKTSIAIDTILNQHDKDCVCIYVGIGQKESTLAALVDNLKKHGAMDYTCVVAATAADPAPIQYIAPYAATSLAEYFMYKGKDVLIVYDDLSKHAVAYRALSLLLGRAPGREAYPGDVFYLHSRLLERSCRLSDALGGGSITALPIIETQAGDVSAYIPTNVISITDGQIFLESSLFFEGQRPAVNVGLSVSRVGGAAQAKAMKKASGSLRIDLAQYREMAVFTQFSSDLDENTKAQLTQGRVLMELLKQPLGRPMSLGEQVVTLVVALDKLMMDVPPKEVKRYQGELLSYFHEKYPEIEKNIEISRLLTDDSREKIRAVAEEFRATYQKEAGVANN; via the coding sequence ATGATTCAAAAGACAGTGGAGTATGCTGCGCAGCTGAATCGCATGAAGGTGCCGAAGAGCGTCATTGAGGAGACCACGAGAATCTTCGAGGTTTTGCCGGAAACCTCCTCACAGCTCGCCGACCCGACGGTTCCGCTGGAGCAGCGGCACAGTGTGATTAACAGCGTATTCCCGACAGAGGTGCGGGACATCCTGAAGGTGCTCTGCGATGACAATACGATCGGGACATGGCGGGAGATCGCGGACGAGTATATGCGTCTCGCCAGCGCGGAGGCGACAGTGCTCCGTGTGAAGCTGCGCTATGTGACGAAGCCGTCCGAGGAGCAGCTCATCAAGATCCAGAAGTTCGTCAGTGACAAGTACCGGTCCAACCATGTGCAGTTCGATCTGGAGGAGGATGCCTCCCTTGGCGGCGGCTTTATCCTTGAGGTCGGAAACGATCAGTTCGACTGGAGCACCAGAGGACGGAGAGAGCAGTTCATGGAGGAGATCCGGAACACCCGCTCCTCCCTTACGAGCGATGCGGACATCATTACCATCCTCCGGAATTCCGTCAATACCTTCGACCTGAAGGCGGAGAAAAAGGAGATCGGCTTCGTCGAGAGCATCGGAGACGGCGTCGTGATCCTGAACGGGCTGGATCATGCGATGTACGGCGAGGTCATTCAGTTCGATAACGGCGTCAAGGGCATGGTGCAGAACATCGAGCGGGATCGCATCGGCGTCATTCTCTTCGGCGACGAGGCGGATATCATCGAGGGCAGCCGCGGCATCCGTACCGGCAGGATGGCGGGCATTCCGGTGGGTGATGCGTATCTCGGGCGCGTGATCGACGCGCTGGGCGCGCCGATCGATGGCAGAGGCTCTATTCCTGCGGACGATTATCGCGCGATCGAGCAGCCGGCACCGGGCATCATTGACCGGAAGTCGGTCAGCGAGCCGATGCAGACCGGTATCCTCGCGATCGATTCCATGTTTCCGATCGGGCGCGGACAGAGAGAGCTGATCATCGGAGACCGGCAGACGGGCAAGACCTCGATCGCGATCGATACCATTCTGAACCAGCATGACAAGGACTGCGTCTGCATCTATGTCGGCATCGGGCAGAAGGAATCGACGCTTGCCGCGCTGGTGGACAATCTGAAGAAGCACGGTGCGATGGATTATACCTGCGTTGTCGCGGCGACGGCGGCAGATCCCGCGCCGATTCAGTATATCGCGCCCTATGCGGCGACCAGTCTTGCCGAATATTTCATGTACAAGGGCAAGGATGTCCTGATCGTTTATGACGACCTCTCGAAGCATGCCGTGGCATACCGCGCGCTCTCCCTTCTGCTGGGACGCGCGCCGGGGCGTGAGGCGTATCCGGGTGATGTTTTCTACCTGCACAGCCGGCTGCTCGAGCGCTCCTGCCGTCTTTCGGACGCGCTGGGCGGCGGCTCGATCACCGCGCTCCCCATCATCGAGACGCAGGCGGGGGATGTGTCGGCATATATTCCGACCAATGTCATTTCCATCACGGACGGGCAGATCTTCCTGGAGAGCAGTCTCTTCTTCGAGGGGCAGCGGCCGGCGGTCAATGTCGGACTTTCCGTATCCCGTGTGGGCGGCGCTGCGCAGGCGAAGGCGATGAAGAAGGCGTCCGGCTCGCTCCGTATCGACCTCGCACAGTATCGGGAGATGGCGGTATTTACGCAGTTCTCCTCGGATCTCGATGAGAATACGAAGGCGCAGCTCACACAGGGCAGGGTACTGATGGAGCTCCTGAAGCAGCCGCTCGGCCGACCGATGTCGCTCGGGGAGCAGGTCGTCACGCTGGTGGTCGCGCTGGACAAGCTGATGATGGACGTTCCGCCGAAGGAGGTCAAGCGGTACCAGGGAGAGCTTCTCTCCTATTTCCATGAGAAGTATCCGGAGATTGAGAAGAACATCGAGATTTCAAGGCTCCTGACGGACGACAGCCGCGAGAAGATCCGCGCGGTCGCAGAGGAGTTCCGCGCGACATACCAGAAGGAGGCAGGCGTTGCCAACAACTAG
- a CDS encoding F0F1 ATP synthase subunit A, whose translation MQKLAAELLAELNVETVFTIPLFGGIGVSESVVISWIVMAILLAASVYLGSDLKVRNPGRRQQLAEIIVTKLDSFTDGMLGEEAKGYGSYISVVLLFIGLSNLIGIFGLKPPTKDLNVPIALSLMSIVLVEAAGIRQKGPWKWMKSFTQPIAIVTPINILEVFIRPLSLCMRLFGNVLGAFVIMELIKLVVPVGLPAILSLYFDIFDGLIQAYVFVFLTSLYIKEAVE comes from the coding sequence ATGCAGAAACTTGCAGCAGAGCTGCTGGCAGAGCTGAACGTAGAGACGGTCTTCACGATTCCCCTGTTCGGCGGGATCGGCGTGTCGGAGTCTGTCGTCATCAGCTGGATCGTGATGGCGATTTTGCTGGCAGCGTCTGTGTATCTGGGATCTGACTTGAAGGTACGGAACCCGGGCAGACGTCAGCAGCTCGCGGAGATCATCGTGACGAAGCTGGACAGCTTCACGGACGGGATGCTGGGAGAGGAGGCGAAGGGCTATGGGAGCTATATCTCCGTCGTGCTTCTGTTCATCGGGCTCTCCAATTTGATCGGCATCTTCGGGCTGAAGCCGCCGACGAAGGATCTGAATGTCCCGATCGCGCTGTCTCTGATGAGCATCGTGCTGGTAGAGGCGGCAGGGATCCGGCAGAAGGGACCGTGGAAGTGGATGAAGAGCTTCACCCAGCCGATCGCGATCGTAACCCCGATCAATATTCTGGAGGTATTTATCCGGCCGCTGTCTCTTTGCATGCGGCTTTTCGGAAATGTCCTCGGCGCGTTTGTCATCATGGAGCTTATCAAGCTCGTTGTGCCGGTGGGGCTGCCGGCGATCCTGAGCCTGTACTTCGACATCTTTGACGGACTCATTCAGGCATACGTATTCGTATTTTTGACCTCGCTTTATATTAAAGAGGCGGTTGAATGA
- the lepB gene encoding signal peptidase I — protein MKWIGKGKRGAETDHAAGNGQPEQRAARSGPALNGREVEPDRKRGAERESGGEAEKRGTAEGTEAAKEARRRRRQRREIRSFFLRLVFLLVFLYLLFFVLFAVRPMPNEDMKPRISAGDLLLCYRLEKRYYPNDVVILRKDGRDYVARIAALPGDEVDIPEEGGLRINGNTVMESEIYYPTRSYDSDRVSYPVRLGADEYFLLCDYRNGAKDSRFYGVVKRAELGGKVITILRRSNL, from the coding sequence ATGAAGTGGATCGGAAAGGGGAAACGCGGCGCGGAGACGGATCACGCGGCGGGGAACGGACAGCCGGAGCAGAGAGCTGCTCGCAGCGGGCCGGCATTGAATGGAAGGGAAGTGGAGCCTGATAGGAAGCGGGGGGCAGAGAGGGAATCGGGCGGAGAAGCGGAGAAGCGGGGGACTGCGGAGGGTACGGAGGCGGCGAAGGAAGCGCGGCGGCGCAGACGGCAGCGGCGGGAGATCCGGAGCTTCTTCCTGCGGCTTGTCTTCCTGCTTGTCTTCCTCTATCTCCTCTTCTTCGTGCTCTTCGCGGTGCGGCCGATGCCGAACGAGGACATGAAGCCGCGGATCAGCGCCGGTGACCTGCTGCTCTGCTACCGTCTGGAGAAGCGATACTATCCGAATGATGTCGTGATTCTCCGGAAGGACGGGCGGGACTATGTCGCACGGATCGCGGCGCTGCCCGGGGATGAGGTAGACATCCCGGAGGAGGGCGGGCTCCGTATCAATGGCAATACCGTCATGGAGAGTGAGATCTATTATCCTACGAGGAGCTATGACAGTGACCGTGTCAGCTACCCTGTGCGGCTCGGCGCGGACGAGTATTTCCTGCTCTGCGACTATCGGAACGGCGCGAAGGACAGTCGCTTCTACGGTGTCGTGAAGCGTGCGGAGCTCGGCGGCAAGGTCATCACGATCCTCCGGCGCTCGAATCTGTGA
- a CDS encoding Spy0128 family protein produces MKIRKIFREGTRAAFATLLLAGILSFAAAAEDYAVDSAPIRFSVSHSADAPAAETYRVALERDSSAPEAPLPAKTEMDIPVEPGKTVDVTDAFGDIHFTHPGAYAYLLYQKPGTTARVRYDDARYVIRILVRNGKPGETPLVAEFISYTIAGGTEKGSEPDPPFRNGYDKPGSGGGGSSGGGGGGSGGPRPTGGAVNPLPAVLGAVRDNPIVQAVSELPRVLGAVRGAVRTGDESGLLLSSAAAAAALLGLAVWNRRRRKRTA; encoded by the coding sequence ATGAAGATACGGAAAATTTTCAGAGAAGGTACAAGGGCGGCATTCGCCACACTTCTTCTGGCTGGAATTCTTTCCTTTGCCGCGGCGGCGGAGGACTACGCCGTAGACAGTGCACCGATCCGTTTCAGCGTCTCGCACAGCGCGGACGCGCCGGCGGCGGAGACCTACAGAGTCGCGCTGGAGAGGGACAGCTCCGCACCGGAGGCTCCGCTTCCGGCGAAGACGGAGATGGACATTCCCGTAGAGCCGGGAAAGACAGTGGACGTCACGGATGCTTTCGGAGACATTCATTTCACCCATCCGGGTGCCTATGCCTACCTCCTGTACCAGAAGCCCGGTACGACAGCCCGCGTCCGCTATGACGATGCCCGCTATGTGATCCGCATTCTGGTGCGGAACGGAAAGCCGGGAGAGACGCCATTGGTTGCGGAGTTTATCAGCTACACCATAGCAGGCGGGACAGAGAAGGGCAGTGAGCCCGATCCGCCCTTCCGAAACGGCTATGATAAGCCGGGCAGCGGCGGAGGCGGCAGCAGCGGCGGAGGCGGAGGTGGGAGCGGCGGACCCCGCCCGACCGGCGGTGCGGTCAATCCGCTTCCGGCCGTCCTCGGCGCAGTGCGGGACAATCCTATCGTGCAGGCGGTCAGCGAGCTGCCCCGCGTGCTCGGCGCAGTGAGAGGTGCGGTCAGAACCGGCGATGAGAGCGGCTTGCTCCTCTCCAGTGCGGCGGCAGCCGCGGCGCTCCTCGGCCTCGCGGTCTGGAACCGGAGGAGACGGAAGAGGACGGCATAG